In Chitinophaga sp. HK235, a single window of DNA contains:
- a CDS encoding VOC family protein, producing the protein MEEKKYELIPYITFGGNCEEALNFYANVLGGTFKIWTRYDHPAMNAPEAYRDKVLHARLQFNGLAIYASDIFPGKEAKKNSGDVSLSLTFPDSETAQKVFDQLAEGGQVGVPFGKQFWGEWHGNLTDKYGVKWMVNC; encoded by the coding sequence ATGGAAGAAAAAAAGTATGAACTGATACCCTACATTACTTTCGGGGGAAACTGCGAAGAAGCATTGAATTTTTACGCCAACGTTCTTGGAGGTACTTTTAAAATCTGGACCCGCTACGATCATCCGGCTATGAATGCTCCGGAAGCATACCGCGACAAGGTGCTGCATGCGAGGCTGCAGTTTAATGGTCTGGCTATCTACGCCAGCGACATATTCCCGGGAAAGGAAGCAAAGAAAAACAGTGGTGACGTCTCTTTGTCTTTAACATTCCCTGATTCTGAAACAGCACAGAAAGTATTTGACCAGCTGGCAGAAGGCGGGCAGGTTGGAGTCCCTTTTGGCAAACAGTTCTGGGGCGAATGGCATGGTAACCTGACCGATAAGTACGGTGTTAAATGGATGGTTAACTGCTGA
- a CDS encoding protease complex subunit PrcB family protein, which produces MNRRTVIALPLVCLTLQSQPLFSREKNVFITPALATSAVAADGIQQGKPAQQLSYGQGIELIVKGLGLNIDNIRFIKEPKATDYCTNADNKASYAQAVIIAANNGITLARSQRFNVPMTREQFAVALEEGIEHTGPYPVNMMWINIKDAAAFTTKGKGNNAVQNLIKFGVVALENGNFRPKASITPAEAEAMVKKAAAFVQSFKERQGGNQEKEAVSFTTTPVNTNVNSIVVSRGSKPNSGYQITVTAIDFAENGTATVHYKLTNPAPDKMYMQVITEPKAETFVSSAYKVILQEDK; this is translated from the coding sequence ATGAACAGACGTACTGTTATTGCATTGCCACTCGTTTGCCTGACACTCCAGAGCCAGCCGCTTTTCAGCCGGGAGAAGAATGTTTTCATCACTCCGGCGCTGGCCACATCAGCGGTGGCCGCTGACGGTATCCAACAGGGAAAACCGGCCCAGCAGCTCTCTTATGGCCAGGGAATCGAGCTCATTGTAAAAGGGCTGGGCCTCAATATTGACAATATCCGGTTTATCAAAGAGCCTAAAGCAACCGACTACTGCACCAATGCAGATAACAAAGCTTCTTATGCACAAGCGGTGATCATTGCGGCGAATAATGGCATTACCCTGGCCCGCAGCCAGCGTTTTAATGTGCCGATGACCCGTGAACAGTTTGCCGTGGCACTGGAAGAAGGTATCGAACACACTGGGCCATACCCCGTGAATATGATGTGGATCAATATCAAAGATGCTGCTGCCTTCACTACCAAAGGGAAAGGCAACAATGCTGTACAAAACCTGATCAAATTCGGAGTAGTGGCGCTGGAGAACGGTAACTTCCGTCCCAAAGCCAGCATTACACCGGCAGAGGCGGAGGCCATGGTGAAAAAAGCAGCCGCGTTTGTACAGTCCTTTAAAGAACGCCAGGGCGGCAACCAGGAAAAGGAAGCGGTGTCTTTCACCACTACACCCGTGAATACAAATGTCAACAGTATTGTTGTTTCCCGGGGTAGCAAACCTAATTCAGGTTACCAGATAACAGTCACGGCTATTGACTTTGCCGAAAACGGTACTGCTACCGTGCACTACAAACTCACGAATCCGGCACCGGATAAAATGTATATGCAGGTGATCACAGAGCCTAAAGCAGAAACATTTGTATCTTCTGCTTATAAAGTGATATTACAGGAGGATAAATAG
- a CDS encoding DUF2306 domain-containing protein yields MDRTQTIQRLTRILRICMYILATIGILMVLRRILAMAGIIPSFNRKGAAPFDTGFSQHPVITLMHILPGALFMIMGPVLFMPGVQTKHPELYHRLERLFMIDAYIVGVSALCMPFVMLPIGGINEAAASTLFGLYFLLALTLAWRANVRHSKIQHREWMIRAFAIGLAIATVRPIVGFFFALTALTPQLFFGIAFWIGFTLHLMVAEAWINYTRPVVSDAA; encoded by the coding sequence ATGGACCGTACACAAACCATACAACGCCTGACCCGTATCCTGCGGATATGTATGTATATACTGGCTACGATCGGCATCCTGATGGTGCTGAGAAGAATCCTGGCCATGGCCGGTATCATACCCTCCTTTAACCGCAAGGGTGCGGCACCGTTTGACACCGGCTTCAGTCAGCATCCGGTAATAACGTTGATGCATATACTGCCGGGAGCATTGTTTATGATAATGGGGCCGGTCCTGTTTATGCCAGGAGTGCAGACAAAGCATCCGGAGCTGTACCATCGACTGGAACGGCTGTTTATGATAGATGCTTATATAGTAGGGGTTTCGGCACTTTGTATGCCTTTTGTGATGTTGCCCATTGGAGGGATCAATGAAGCGGCGGCCAGTACTCTTTTTGGACTGTATTTTTTGCTGGCCCTCACGCTGGCATGGAGGGCCAATGTACGACACAGCAAAATACAGCACCGGGAGTGGATGATCCGTGCATTTGCCATAGGGCTGGCCATAGCCACCGTGCGGCCTATTGTAGGATTTTTTTTTGCACTAACTGCGCTGACACCGCAGTTATTTTTCGGTATAGCCTTCTGGATAGGCTTTACCTTACATCTGATGGTAGCGGAAGCCTGGATTAATTATACGCGTCCGGTTGTTTCCGATGCTGCTTAG
- a CDS encoding DUF4260 domain-containing protein, whose protein sequence is MKTLLNLEELALFLLAVLAFASQSPYGWWLFPACLLLPDLSMLGYAAGNKVGAWVYNFVHHRGVAILVYLAGRYLALDWLVFTGIILFAHTSMDRIFGYGLKYMTAFKDTHLGEIGPNAKQHRKQPDAYN, encoded by the coding sequence ATGAAGACATTACTGAATCTGGAGGAATTAGCCTTATTCCTGTTGGCTGTGTTGGCGTTTGCATCACAGTCGCCCTACGGCTGGTGGCTTTTTCCGGCATGCCTGCTGCTGCCCGACCTGAGTATGCTGGGGTATGCGGCCGGTAATAAGGTGGGGGCCTGGGTGTACAATTTCGTACATCATAGAGGGGTAGCCATCCTGGTTTATCTGGCAGGGCGGTATCTGGCTTTGGACTGGCTGGTGTTTACCGGTATCATTCTCTTTGCACATACCTCCATGGACCGGATTTTTGGGTACGGGCTGAAATATATGACTGCTTTTAAAGATACCCACCTGGGTGAAATAGGCCCCAATGCTAAGCAGCATCGGAAACAACCGGACGCGTATAATTAA
- a CDS encoding sterol desaturase family protein: protein MKFEKIHNQGQAQLFRSRYLEMLTKTHPAVIFGMYLPVIGYMLYYSYTVLGYSFLRTTMTYLVAMFSWTLFEYIIHRYIFHLISDKPVVRRVVYTLHGNHHEYPRDKQRLFMPPVPSVIIASFLFTVFYLFLKKNAFMFFPGFVSGYLLYGSMHYAIHAWAPPFKWLKSLWRNHHLHHYKNDELGFGVSSTLWDRVFRTMFSICAGLLLVQPLSAHQSADSDYKLVKRDKSIALYERWLPAGESEGSVREIKAVFAVKSDVQAVARLLTDQQQGVVWNVRARTYRVLPMVESREWITYLKYNIPWPFGDQDCCLLFHLKAHPYNERSGEISFESTLSNRFPVTGDVTRITGTRGRWLMEDLGDNGMQITYTITTNRSTRIPRWVSDPIVRNNMFETMSTFRSILEKR, encoded by the coding sequence ATGAAATTTGAAAAAATACATAACCAGGGGCAGGCACAGCTTTTTCGGAGCAGGTATCTGGAGATGCTGACCAAAACCCATCCGGCGGTTATTTTCGGGATGTATCTGCCAGTGATCGGTTATATGTTGTATTACAGTTACACGGTGTTGGGGTATTCCTTTTTGCGGACAACGATGACCTACCTGGTGGCTATGTTCAGCTGGACTTTGTTTGAATACATTATACACCGTTATATTTTCCACCTGATTAGTGATAAGCCTGTTGTGAGGCGGGTGGTGTATACGCTGCATGGTAACCATCACGAATATCCGCGCGACAAACAACGTTTGTTTATGCCACCGGTACCGAGTGTGATCATCGCTTCTTTTTTATTCACCGTTTTCTATCTCTTCCTGAAGAAGAATGCTTTTATGTTTTTCCCTGGTTTTGTGTCAGGATACTTATTATACGGAAGCATGCATTATGCCATTCACGCCTGGGCACCGCCCTTTAAGTGGCTGAAGTCACTGTGGAGAAATCACCACCTGCATCATTACAAGAATGACGAACTGGGATTTGGTGTCAGTTCGACACTATGGGACAGGGTGTTTCGCACCATGTTCAGTATCTGCGCAGGTCTTCTCCTGGTGCAGCCGCTTTCCGCGCACCAATCGGCCGACAGCGATTACAAGCTGGTGAAAAGGGATAAGTCCATCGCTCTTTATGAGAGATGGCTGCCCGCGGGTGAGAGTGAAGGGAGTGTGAGAGAGATAAAAGCGGTGTTTGCCGTAAAATCTGATGTGCAGGCGGTGGCCAGGTTATTGACAGACCAGCAACAGGGCGTGGTGTGGAATGTTCGTGCCAGGACTTATCGGGTGCTGCCCATGGTGGAAAGCCGTGAATGGATCACTTATCTGAAATACAATATTCCATGGCCTTTCGGTGATCAGGACTGCTGTCTGTTGTTTCATCTGAAAGCCCATCCCTATAACGAACGTTCCGGGGAAATCAGCTTTGAAAGCACGCTCAGCAACCGCTTCCCGGTAACCGGTGATGTTACCCGTATCACCGGTACCCGCGGTAGATGGCTGATGGAAGATCTGGGTGATAACGGTATGCAGATCACTTATACCATTACTACCAACCGCAGCACCAGAATACCCAGGTGGGTATCAGACCCGATTGTCCGTAACAATATGTTTGAGACCATGTCTACCTTCAGAAGCATACTGGAAAAACGTTGA
- a CDS encoding DUF92 domain-containing protein, whose product MDTTFTQQCIFGVALIAFMIACIRTGKLSIPAALAAGLTGLLVFAGAGFSGIALLGTFFLLGTVATSHKKQAKAAIAAEGYHPETRKAGQVFANGGTAAIMGVLMLADPSRRELYRLMMAASLASATADTLSSELGTVYGKRFFNILTFKKEARGLDGVVSVEGTLIGAAGAAVIAIVYAAAIGFDRHMLFIILAGMLGNLMDSVLGATLERKHYIGNDAVNFGNTLFAALVAGACCWLG is encoded by the coding sequence ATGGACACAACTTTCACGCAGCAATGTATTTTCGGGGTTGCCCTGATTGCTTTTATGATAGCCTGCATCAGGACAGGCAAACTCTCCATTCCGGCAGCCCTGGCAGCCGGTCTTACAGGACTGCTGGTATTTGCAGGTGCTGGCTTCAGCGGTATTGCGCTGCTGGGCACCTTTTTTCTGTTGGGTACCGTGGCCACCTCCCATAAAAAACAGGCCAAAGCGGCTATTGCTGCCGAAGGCTATCATCCGGAGACAAGAAAGGCAGGACAAGTATTTGCCAACGGCGGTACTGCCGCTATCATGGGTGTACTAATGCTGGCAGACCCTTCCCGGCGGGAGTTATACCGGCTGATGATGGCTGCCAGCCTGGCTTCTGCGACAGCAGACACCTTATCGTCTGAACTAGGCACGGTATACGGTAAACGCTTTTTTAATATCCTCACTTTTAAAAAAGAAGCAAGAGGCCTTGATGGGGTGGTGAGCGTGGAAGGTACACTGATAGGGGCTGCCGGCGCAGCGGTGATAGCAATCGTATATGCGGCAGCGATAGGTTTCGACCGGCACATGTTATTCATTATACTGGCCGGGATGCTGGGCAATCTGATGGACTCGGTACTGGGAGCCACCCTGGAGCGCAAACATTATATCGGCAACGACGCCGTTAACTTCGGCAATACCCTTTTTGCCGCCCTGGTAGCCGGCGCCTGCTGCTGGTTGGGGTAA
- a CDS encoding VOC family protein: protein MKIAMTGVYVNDPLEAFKYYTETLGFLKKIFMPEAMLAVVVSPEAPDGPALLLEPSDHPISKAYQQGLYAAGIPTIVMGTQTIEDDYAKLSAKGVVFRKPPTITDWGMEAVFEDNCGNLISLSQISQG, encoded by the coding sequence ATGAAAATAGCCATGACAGGGGTTTATGTAAACGATCCGCTGGAAGCCTTTAAATATTATACCGAAACACTTGGATTTCTTAAAAAGATATTTATGCCGGAAGCCATGCTGGCTGTTGTGGTATCACCGGAAGCACCGGACGGCCCCGCCTTGCTGCTGGAACCCTCCGATCACCCCATTTCAAAAGCCTATCAGCAAGGGCTATACGCAGCAGGCATCCCCACTATCGTAATGGGCACCCAAACCATAGAAGATGACTATGCCAAGCTGAGCGCCAAAGGAGTCGTCTTCCGCAAACCGCCTACCATAACAGACTGGGGCATGGAAGCTGTATTTGAAGACAACTGCGGGAATCTGATTTCGTTATCTCAAATCTCCCAGGGCTGA
- a CDS encoding glycoside hydrolase N-terminal domain-containing protein — MLINTSFRKYSWVPVFLLFATTIHAQSTIPPAVERPADITAQWADRAQCSGLASKPINGNVLWYRNPARLWEEALPIGNGRIGAMIFGGVADERIQLNESTLWDGYPMDADNPAALKALPEVRRLLFENKNNEAVKLASATMLGKPERIKPYQSLGEVWIDQPVIAAEHYSRSLDLATAVATVKYISDGVEYTRENFASLANDVVIVRFTASRPGKINFRLVLKRQQDAQCLPDTADPAALILEGRLPIKDQGGNPRGLRFAARAKVLNSGGNVYVKDGILHIENANSATLFITGATNYPGLKNLTNGITAVDTDPVQQCRSKAAAVAPKSYTALKSAHIATYKQYADRMTLHFDTDDVQATHLPTDERLEHARRLGAPDAGLVELYFQFGRYLLISSSQPGCMPANLQGIWAWQMTPPWNADYHTNINVQMNYWPAEITNLSELHGPLFDLEEQLAKPGARTARQTYGARGWVVHHLTDAWGFTAPADGPQGIWPMGAAWLVQHLWEHYCYTGDKKFLLQRGYPLMKGAAEFMLDFLVEAPAGTVCPGKLVTNPSYSPENIFKLPDGTNSVFTYGATMDIEIIHNLLSNCIAAAETLGIDRAFRDQCATVLKRLAPVRISPVTGRIMEWAEDYKEVEPHHRHTSHLFGLYPGNQITTEGTPDLAAAARKTLEGRGDDGTGWSLAWKVNMWNRLHDGNHAFSLLSGLITKKTLPNLFDNHPPFQIDGNFGATAAIAEMLLQSQHKRSDGTFEIEFLPSLPDALASGRVSGLCARGGFVVNIEWRQGKLVKASILSKLGGPLNIRMGNKSFSYNTRKGELVKLNSQLIKVISS, encoded by the coding sequence ATGTTGATAAATACCTCATTCAGAAAATACTCCTGGGTCCCGGTCTTTTTATTGTTTGCGACTACTATACATGCACAATCGACAATTCCTCCTGCTGTTGAAAGGCCAGCGGACATTACTGCTCAGTGGGCTGACAGAGCGCAATGTAGCGGCCTGGCAAGCAAGCCAATAAACGGCAATGTTTTATGGTATCGTAACCCCGCTCGTCTGTGGGAAGAAGCATTACCTATAGGCAATGGCCGCATAGGCGCCATGATATTTGGCGGCGTGGCAGATGAACGTATACAGCTAAATGAAAGTACCTTATGGGACGGCTATCCTATGGATGCCGACAATCCCGCAGCCTTGAAAGCATTGCCTGAAGTAAGGCGGCTCCTTTTTGAAAACAAAAACAATGAAGCGGTAAAGCTTGCCAGCGCCACCATGCTGGGTAAGCCTGAAAGGATAAAGCCCTATCAATCGCTGGGCGAAGTGTGGATCGATCAACCCGTAATAGCTGCTGAGCATTACAGTCGCAGTCTTGATCTCGCTACCGCGGTGGCAACGGTAAAATATATATCTGATGGCGTGGAATATACCCGTGAAAATTTTGCCTCTCTCGCTAACGATGTTGTTATTGTAAGGTTTACCGCGAGCCGTCCAGGTAAAATTAATTTCAGGCTCGTGCTCAAAAGGCAGCAAGACGCACAATGCCTCCCGGATACTGCCGATCCGGCAGCACTCATCCTGGAAGGCCGCCTACCTATAAAGGATCAAGGTGGAAATCCCCGCGGGCTGCGATTTGCAGCGCGTGCTAAAGTACTCAACAGTGGAGGAAATGTTTATGTGAAAGATGGAATTTTACATATTGAGAATGCCAATAGCGCTACGCTGTTCATAACAGGCGCCACCAATTATCCCGGCCTGAAAAATCTTACCAATGGGATTACTGCTGTTGATACCGATCCGGTACAGCAATGTCGGAGCAAGGCGGCAGCTGTTGCTCCTAAATCATATACAGCCTTAAAATCGGCGCATATAGCGACATACAAACAGTATGCGGATAGAATGACTTTACATTTTGACACAGATGATGTACAGGCTACCCATCTACCCACAGATGAACGCCTGGAGCATGCAAGGCGCTTAGGTGCTCCTGATGCCGGTTTGGTAGAATTATACTTCCAGTTTGGTCGTTATTTGCTAATCTCGAGCTCGCAGCCAGGATGTATGCCCGCCAACCTGCAGGGGATCTGGGCGTGGCAGATGACCCCTCCATGGAACGCCGACTATCACACCAACATTAACGTACAGATGAACTACTGGCCGGCAGAAATCACCAACCTAAGCGAGCTTCACGGGCCACTGTTCGATCTGGAAGAACAGCTGGCAAAGCCGGGAGCGCGAACAGCCCGTCAGACATATGGCGCCAGGGGCTGGGTAGTACATCACCTTACAGATGCCTGGGGCTTTACCGCACCAGCAGATGGCCCACAGGGAATATGGCCGATGGGGGCTGCGTGGTTGGTGCAACATCTTTGGGAACATTACTGTTATACCGGCGACAAAAAATTTCTGTTGCAAAGAGGTTATCCACTGATGAAAGGTGCAGCTGAGTTTATGCTTGACTTCCTGGTAGAAGCTCCCGCAGGAACTGTCTGCCCAGGTAAACTGGTAACTAATCCCTCTTACTCTCCGGAAAATATTTTCAAGCTCCCCGATGGCACTAATTCTGTATTCACCTACGGCGCCACCATGGATATAGAAATTATTCACAACCTACTGAGTAATTGTATCGCGGCAGCAGAAACACTGGGCATAGACCGGGCTTTCAGAGATCAATGTGCCACAGTATTGAAACGCCTGGCGCCTGTACGTATTAGTCCGGTTACTGGCCGTATTATGGAGTGGGCAGAAGATTATAAGGAAGTAGAACCACATCATCGTCATACCTCCCATTTGTTTGGACTTTATCCTGGCAATCAAATTACGACGGAAGGTACTCCTGATCTTGCTGCGGCAGCACGTAAAACCCTGGAAGGCCGCGGAGATGATGGCACAGGGTGGAGTCTCGCCTGGAAAGTCAATATGTGGAACCGCCTTCACGACGGGAACCACGCATTTAGTTTATTATCAGGATTGATCACTAAAAAAACATTACCCAATCTATTCGATAATCATCCGCCTTTTCAGATCGATGGCAATTTCGGTGCTACAGCTGCTATTGCAGAGATGTTGTTGCAAAGCCAGCATAAACGAAGCGATGGTACTTTTGAAATAGAGTTTTTACCCTCACTTCCCGATGCGCTGGCCAGCGGTCGTGTTTCAGGACTTTGTGCACGCGGCGGATTTGTGGTGAATATAGAATGGCGGCAGGGAAAACTGGTAAAAGCATCTATTTTATCAAAGCTTGGAGGCCCATTGAATATCAGGATGGGTAATAAATCTTTTAGTTATAACACCCGGAAAGGTGAACTAGTAAAGCTTAACAGCCAGTTAATAAAAGTGATATCGTCTTAG
- a CDS encoding DUF4199 domain-containing protein, producing MKKNVLVFGLIAGAIISLMMVVSILWCYNDPSFKGNMVLGYAGMLVAFSFVFVGIKNFRDKYNNGVISFWKAFKVGLLISLVAATIYVVIWLIDYYLFIPDFMDKYSAHMLKEAREAHANPVTLQERLQEIEHFRELYKNPLWVIIITYSEVLPIGLAVTLISAMILKRRKGNDTSTMITHY from the coding sequence ATGAAAAAAAATGTGCTTGTTTTTGGCTTGATTGCAGGTGCCATTATCAGCCTGATGATGGTCGTCTCCATATTATGGTGTTATAACGATCCCAGCTTCAAAGGGAATATGGTGCTCGGTTATGCCGGGATGCTGGTTGCCTTCTCTTTTGTTTTTGTGGGCATTAAAAACTTCAGGGATAAATACAACAATGGCGTTATCTCCTTCTGGAAAGCCTTTAAAGTAGGGCTGTTGATATCACTGGTAGCTGCCACCATTTATGTGGTGATATGGCTCATAGATTACTACCTGTTTATTCCCGACTTCATGGATAAATACAGCGCACATATGCTGAAAGAAGCCCGTGAAGCCCACGCCAATCCGGTCACTCTTCAGGAAAGATTACAGGAGATAGAACATTTCAGGGAGCTGTATAAAAATCCGCTGTGGGTCATTATCATCACTTATTCGGAAGTATTACCCATAGGACTGGCTGTCACCCTGATCAGTGCTATGATCTTAAAACGCCGGAAAGGTAACGATACCTCTACCATGATCACTCACTACTAA
- a CDS encoding DNA-directed RNA polymerase subunit alpha C-terminal domain-containing protein — translation MQKKSTLPAAGTLPKLASPALRALNNAGYTSLEQLSKVTESALLQLHGMGPNAITRIKEALQEQGLTLAKEK, via the coding sequence ATGCAAAAAAAATCAACGCTACCTGCTGCCGGCACGCTGCCCAAACTGGCTTCACCCGCATTACGCGCACTCAACAATGCAGGATACACCTCGCTGGAACAATTATCGAAGGTCACCGAATCCGCGCTGCTACAACTGCACGGCATGGGTCCCAACGCCATCACCAGGATTAAGGAAGCCCTGCAGGAGCAAGGACTCACCCTGGCAAAGGAAAAATAA
- a CDS encoding TonB-dependent receptor — protein MRFSFMSGVMAQSSTGHIKGNITTSEGEPAAFVSVRIEQHNRGTVTDSKGDFAFRRLEPGKYVLQVSLLGYEPVAETVTVNNNQTATVKIRLQVSKTQLSEVTVVGGKNKLANKESDYIARLPIKNLENPQVYNVVGKELMKEQVTTNFDDALKNAPGVSRLWSSTGRGGDGAGYFSMRGFAVQPTMVNGIAGISNGSPDPADIERVETIKGPSGTLFGSSLISFGGLINIVTKKPYDVFGGEISYTGGSYGLNRITADINAPLNKDKSAILRTNAAYHSEGSFQDAGFKRSWFLAPSLSYRVNDRLSFLVNTEFYTNESTNPTIVFLNRRRQLIARTPAQLGIDFTRSFTSNDITMKSPTMNLFGQATYKISDKWTSQTNVSRSVRRSNGYYSYVMFLDQGDNSVQKPNDTLLSRYLTHQNSTTTATDIQQNFIGDFRIGGLRNRIVAGLDFLSLSTNNDNSPYVLFDMVSAVNKRDPRYSQLNKAAVDARLAQATSGQVKNTTTNYTYSAYVSDVLNITDQLIAMASLRVDHFVSKPTQDFVAGQKDEDNYSQTTVSPKFGLIYQVVKDKVSLFANYMNGFQNLAPVTQPLPELSGNLKPQQANQFEGGVKLDLLQNKLSMTASYYNILVTNMTRGATIEKNGAQYNYTLQDGSQRSKGVEVDLIANPLPGLNIVAGYGYNNSKMEKADSSVLDRRPTSAGPEHLANWWISYTATSGKLHGLGIGFGGNYASENLTVNIKATGTFTLPSYTVLNAGIFYQVNAYRLALKLDNITNKEYYSGWTTIERMMPRRFSASVAFKF, from the coding sequence ATGCGCTTCAGCTTTATGTCCGGTGTAATGGCTCAGAGCAGCACCGGCCACATAAAAGGAAATATAACCACCAGCGAAGGAGAGCCCGCAGCTTTTGTGAGCGTAAGGATAGAACAACATAATCGTGGTACCGTTACCGATAGTAAAGGGGACTTTGCCTTTCGCCGGCTGGAGCCCGGCAAATATGTCCTGCAGGTATCCCTGCTGGGATATGAGCCGGTAGCGGAAACAGTGACCGTTAATAATAATCAGACTGCTACCGTGAAAATCCGTTTACAGGTGTCAAAAACACAATTATCGGAAGTAACCGTTGTAGGCGGGAAAAACAAACTGGCCAACAAAGAGAGCGATTACATTGCACGCCTGCCGATTAAAAACCTGGAGAATCCGCAGGTATATAATGTGGTGGGGAAAGAACTGATGAAAGAACAGGTGACCACCAATTTTGATGATGCCTTAAAAAATGCGCCGGGTGTTTCCAGATTATGGTCCTCTACCGGCCGTGGTGGCGATGGCGCCGGTTATTTCTCCATGCGCGGCTTTGCAGTACAACCCACTATGGTAAACGGCATCGCGGGTATCTCCAATGGCAGCCCCGACCCTGCCGATATAGAACGCGTTGAAACCATCAAAGGACCTTCCGGCACCCTGTTTGGCAGCAGCCTGATCTCTTTCGGCGGTCTGATCAACATCGTCACTAAAAAACCCTATGATGTTTTTGGTGGTGAAATCAGTTACACCGGTGGCAGCTATGGCCTCAACCGTATCACCGCAGATATCAATGCCCCGCTGAACAAGGACAAATCAGCCATACTACGCACCAACGCCGCCTATCATTCAGAAGGCAGCTTCCAGGATGCCGGCTTCAAACGCTCCTGGTTCCTCGCTCCCAGCCTCTCCTACCGGGTCAACGATCGTCTTTCTTTTCTCGTGAATACGGAGTTCTATACCAACGAAAGCACCAACCCTACCATAGTATTTCTCAACCGTCGCCGGCAGCTCATAGCCAGAACACCGGCGCAGCTGGGCATAGACTTCACCCGCTCTTTCACCAGCAATGATATCACCATGAAATCCCCTACCATGAACCTCTTTGGGCAGGCTACCTACAAAATCTCTGATAAATGGACCTCCCAGACCAACGTGTCAAGAAGTGTACGCCGCAGCAATGGCTACTACTCTTACGTAATGTTCCTGGACCAGGGTGATAATAGTGTGCAGAAGCCCAATGATACGCTGCTGAGCAGATACCTTACCCACCAGAACTCCACCACTACGGCAACGGATATACAACAGAATTTTATCGGTGACTTCAGGATTGGCGGGCTGCGCAACCGCATTGTGGCAGGATTGGACTTCCTCAGCCTGTCTACCAACAACGACAACTCTCCTTACGTCCTGTTTGACATGGTCAGTGCTGTCAACAAACGTGATCCCCGCTATTCACAGCTCAACAAGGCCGCTGTGGATGCACGGCTGGCACAGGCCACTTCCGGCCAGGTTAAAAATACCACTACCAACTATACCTACAGCGCCTATGTGTCTGATGTGCTCAATATCACAGATCAGTTAATAGCCATGGCCAGCTTACGTGTAGATCATTTTGTCAGTAAACCCACCCAGGACTTTGTTGCCGGACAGAAGGATGAGGACAATTACAGTCAGACCACCGTATCTCCCAAATTCGGGCTGATCTATCAGGTAGTAAAAGATAAAGTAAGCCTCTTTGCCAACTATATGAACGGCTTTCAGAACCTGGCTCCTGTAACACAGCCACTGCCTGAGCTGAGCGGTAACCTCAAACCACAGCAGGCCAACCAGTTTGAAGGCGGTGTAAAACTCGATCTGCTCCAAAACAAACTAAGCATGACGGCCAGCTATTACAACATCCTGGTGACTAATATGACCAGAGGCGCTACCATCGAGAAAAACGGCGCCCAATATAACTACACCCTCCAGGATGGCTCCCAGCGCAGCAAGGGCGTGGAAGTAGACCTGATCGCCAATCCGCTGCCAGGACTCAATATCGTGGCAGGTTATGGTTATAACAACAGTAAAATGGAGAAGGCTGATTCCAGCGTGCTGGACCGCCGGCCTACCAGTGCAGGTCCGGAGCATCTGGCCAACTGGTGGATCAGCTATACCGCTACCAGTGGCAAACTGCATGGCCTCGGCATAGGTTTCGGCGGCAACTATGCCAGCGAAAATCTTACTGTCAACATTAAAGCAACCGGCACTTTCACACTGCCCTCTTATACAGTGCTGAACGCCGGCATCTTTTACCAGGTGAATGCCTACCGGCTGGCACTCAAGCTGGACAATATCACCAACAAGGAATATTACAGCGGATGGACCACCATAGAAAGAATGATGCCCCGCCGCTTTTCTGCCAGCGTGGCGTTTAAATTCTGA